The following are encoded together in the Lytechinus variegatus isolate NC3 chromosome 19, Lvar_3.0, whole genome shotgun sequence genome:
- the LOC121405832 gene encoding uncharacterized protein LOC121405832 isoform X1, which yields MATINQDLTNGTDQPNGETCNATAMTADNRSSSEDIILQTLKEGIGTPDEAHGSSGSIQQSQRTVSPTDNPESSSDNILELEGNWEMDAESNLELRGTDRNQKPTPKVFTAGEGEIGGYHGESHLSMRMSSACKGPLKDVDKDHPQIWALLPKGYDYHVCAIEIPDPDKPDQFKIGFRLPIKTEKEMDRWIKEYQKVSFTQYRVGRGNRKSKAVRILYQRHLKCQHNIIPRKKSETPKRSLTDRSSAWRGPQHTGCQAKLNIAIRVYIKEISKNRLSRNRDVHMPDYPAMISITHIHNHETKSKYALRFRPVDKTMEAFYTDLFKAGHSALTAWSFFQWKRWAEYGIDYERMIMDRAYNPDMAYVYRIFYRMIRERKPHLMKPVKTSKQRSTGVVQTSTPATLGATTLGVSSTGALTNGGLPNGLGTEVIMEGDEGEGDVPQTKRMKLDVGGNTVIEADVIKDNSNSGIIFMETSSVMASSGLLGSTTLNNSNQESETFAEEEILEEEEEDSKDFFAHGFRTRIRGKNLKRKNLVNLKELYEDLEQLISKHVNEVHPAHAHLARITGDRDDMIIAICTPLMRRAHGNLPAAGELCILDGTYQSFGQVMCYVVSFMVPTNAGGIPLGFLVLSSMDQVFITQGLELFKMLIPDDAFGCRGRDGPSFFLTDEEHFKLEVVQATFPNANVLISPYHLITMTWRWMADPKRRIQTKHHATIFGFVKDLVNSQSAEELNSIHIQILNSEVNKTYREFAPFVIAGIVNRWNEWMLPDDHPIHTMGVGSCPWQKVMNCMRDRVLMKGRHFNILQMTHFLLNGVDGAYQTNLEEGCKNDPSDLSFTPIFLDPYITKTGITQLSPTEYHVNPRNKNLFGVLTVNSEFGVCSCIAGRAGYYCVHLASVYKFFNVPITSRAPFELSEEKCRIYKLATGKKIIHEQLLDTMQQLAQVVEANMSTLKVPIKHFIEQIERADSASGLVTALERFQVLTKEEEEEAKDRMEREKVEKVAEARREEAKRREEEEQRRRAEERLKEEQQRMEEKRKEEEEKKEEEKQKEEEKRKKVEGLSWLFSESANLVVKTIVSSEKVPDKKATEAEAGKKPRTPIMTPGRAVTRGVTRMQDSENRKKTPAKRLAKSQRTRSPSKQTVQAVKTYIDSLEEENAKDKNLILLMTDEGGMLVKGTVAEMASLGRVLVINKPITDQQVGMVVMKDKKKGKKKGKS from the exons ATGGCCACAATAAATCAAGACCTAACCAATGGCACAGATCAACCTAATGGAGAAACATGTAACGCCACAGCGATGACTGCAGACAACCGTTCAAGCAGCGAAGACATCATTCTCCAGACCTTGAAGGAGGGTATAGGTACACCTGATGAAGCGCATGGGTCCAGTGGTAGCATTCAACAAAGCCAGAGGACAGTATCGCCTACTGATAATCCCGAAAGCAGCAGCGACAACATTCTTGAACTTGAAGGCAACTGGGAGATGGATGCAGAAAGCAATTTAGAACTGAGAGGAACTGATCGGAACCAGAAACCAACTCCAAAAGTTTTTACAGCAGGAGAAGGAGAGATTGGGGGTTACCATGGTGAGAGTCATCTTTCCATGAGGATGTCCTCAGCCTGCAAAGGGCCTCTGAAGGATGTTGACAAGGATCATCCTCAAATTTGG GCACTACTCCCAAAGGGCTACGACTACCACGTCTGCGCCATCGAGATTCCAGATCCAGATAAGCCAGACCAGTTTAAGATTGGTTTTCGTTTACCCATCAAGACTGAAAAGGAGATGGATAGATGGATCAAGGAGTACCAGAAGGTCAGCTTTACCCAGTATCGGGTTGGTCGTGGCAATCGCAAGTCGAAGGCTGTCCGCATTCTTTACCAA AGGCACCTGAAGTGCCAGCACAACATCATTCCAAGGAAGAAAAGTGAAACACCGAAGAGATCCCTAACGGATCGGAGCAGTGCGTGGCGCGGTCCCCAGCACACCGGATGCCAGGCCAAGCTCAACATTGCCATCAGGGTGTACATCAAGGAAATCTCAAAGAATCGTCTCAGTAG GAATCGAGACGTCCATATGCCCGACTACCCGGCCATGATCTCaatcacacacatacacaaccaCGAGACGAAGAGCAAGTACGCACTTCGCTTTCGTCCCGTGGACAAGACGATGGAGGCGTTCTACACGGACCTCTTCAAAGCGGGTCATAGCGCCCTCACAGCATGGAGTTTCTTCCAGTGGAAGCGCTGGGCAGAGTATGGAATAGACTATGAAAGGATGATTATGGATAGGGCGTACAATCCGGATATGGCCTATGTATACAG GATTTTCTATCGCATGATCAGAGAGAGGAAGCCTCACCTGATGAAACCAGTCAAGACCTCCAAGCAACGCAGCACGGGCGTGGTCCAGACCAGCACCCCTGCTACCTTGGGCGCCACAACCCTAGGGGTGTCCTCTACCGGTGCACTTACCAACGGTGGACTCCCCAACGGTCTAGGCACCGAGGTCATCATGGAGGGGGATGAAGGAGAAGGAGACGTCCCTCAAACGAAGCGCATGAAACTTGATGTTGGAG GAAACACAGTTATAGAAGCAGATGTAATCAAGGACAATTCAAACTCAGGAATCATTTTCATGGAGACGTCTTCTGTCATGGCCAGCTCCGGCCTCCTCGGTAGCACCACCTTGAACAATTCAAACCAAGAATCCGAGACGTTTGCCGAGGAAGAAATActggaggaggaggaagaagattCCAAAGACTTTTTTGCACATGGTTTTAGAACACGCATCCGAGGTAAGAACCTGAAGCGGAAGAATCTGGTGAACCTGAAGGAGCTATATGAAGACTTGGAGCAGCTGATATCGAAGCATGTCAACGAGGTTCACCCCGCTCATGCCCACCTCGCGAGGATCACGGGCGACAGGGACGATATGATCATCGCGATCTGTACCCCGCTCATGAGACGGGCCCATGGGAATCTCCCCGCAGCAGGGGAACTCTGTATCCTCGACGGGACGTACCAGAGCTTTGGTCAGGTCATGTGCTACGTGGTGTCCTTCATGGTCCCGACCAACGCAGGAGGGATTCCTCTAGGGTTCCTGGTCCTGTCGTCTATGGACCAGGTCTTCATTACACAGGGCTTAGAACTCTTCAAGATGCTCATTCCTGATGATGCCTTTGGATGCAGAGGACGAGACGGGCCATCATTCTTCTTGACCGATGAAGAGCACTTCAAGCTGGAGGTCGTCCAAGCGACCTTTCCCAATGCCAATGTCCTGATCAGTCCCTACCATCTGATCACGATGACGTGGAGATGGATGGCTGATCCGAAGAGACGGATCCAGACCAAGCACCACGCTACCATCTTTGGTTTCGTCAAGGACTTGGTAAACAGCCAGTCAGCTGAAGAGCTAAACAGCATACACATCCAGATCCTCAACAGTGAGGTCAATAAAAC GTACAGGGAGTTTGCCCCGTTTGTGATAGCTGGTATCGTGAACCGATGGAACGAGTGGATGCTGCCCGATGACCATCCCATCCACACGATGGGTGTGGGGTCATGCCCCTGGCAGAAAGTCATGAACTGTATGAGAGACAGGGTTCTGATGAAGGGAAGACACTTCAACATCTTACAG ATGACCCATTTTCTTCTGAATGGAGTTGATGGAGCTTACCAGACAAACTTGGAGGAGGGGTGTAAGAATGACCCCAGTGACCTCTCTTTTACCCCCATCTTCCTAGATCCTTATATAACCAAGACTGGCATCACTCAG CTCAGCCCAACTGAATACCACGTCAACCCGAGGAATAAAAATCTCTTTGGAGTCTTGACGGTCAACTCCGAATTCGGCGTCTGCTCCTGTATCGCCGGGAGGGCGGGCTATTACTGCGTCCATCTCGCCTCTGTTTACAAGTTCTTCAATGTCCCCATCACGTCGAGGGCGCCGTTCGAGTTGTCGGAGGAGAAATGCCGCATCTATAAACTTGCCACAG gaaaGAAAATCATTCACGAGCAACTGCTGGACACCATGCAACAGCTCGCCCAGGTCGTGGAAGCCAACATGTCGACCCTGAAAGTGCCTATCAAACACTTCATCGAACAAATCGAAAGAGCTGACTCGGCCTCGGGGCTCGTCACCGCTCTTGAGAGGTTCCAGGTTCTGAcgaaagaagaggaggaagaagcgAAGGATcggatggaaagagagaaggtgGAAAAGGTGGCGGAGGCAAGAAGGGAGGAGGCGAAGAGGAGAGAGGAGGAAGAACAGAGGAGGAGAGCGGAGGAAAGATTGAAGGAGGAGCAGCAGAGAATggaggagaagaggaaggaggaggaagagaagaaggaagaagagaagcagaaagaggaggaaaagaggaagaaggtGGAAGGACTATCCTGGCTTTTCTCCGAGAGTGCAAACCTTGTTGTGAAGACCATCGTGAGCTCTGAAAAG GTACCAGATAAGAAAGCGACGGAAGCAGAAGCGGGAAAGAAGCCACGTACGCCAATCATGACACCAGGACGGGCTGTGACGCGTGGCGTAACTCGCATGCAGGACtcagaaaacagaaagaaaacaCCAGCAAAGAGACTAGCAAAGTCACAAAGAACTCGATCCCCTTCAAAGCAAACTGTACAAGCAGTCAAAACATATATTGATAGCTTAGAAGAAGAGAACGCAAAGGATAAAAATCTGATTTTGCTTATGACGGATGAGGGAGGGATGCTGGTGAAAGGAACAGTGGCCGAGATGGCATCGCTAGGTAGGGTGCTTGTCATTAATAAGCCAATCACGGACCAGCAGGTTGGTATGGTAGtgatgaaggacaaaaagaaggggaagaagaaagGGAAGTCGTGA
- the LOC121405832 gene encoding uncharacterized protein LOC121405832 isoform X2 encodes MATINQDLTNGTDQPNGETCNATAMTADNRSSSEDIILQTLKEGIGTPDEAHGSSGSIQQSQRTVSPTDNPESSSDNILELEGNWEMDAESNLELRGTDRNQKPTPKVFTAGEGEIGGYHGESHLSMRMSSACKGPLKDVDKDHPQIWALLPKGYDYHVCAIEIPDPDKPDQFKIGFRLPIKTEKEMDRWIKEYQKVSFTQYRVGRGNRKSKAVRILYQRHLKCQHNIIPRKKSETPKRSLTDRSSAWRGPQHTGCQAKLNIAIRVYIKEISKNRLSRNRDVHMPDYPAMISITHIHNHETKSKYALRFRPVDKTMEAFYTDLFKAGHSALTAWSFFQWKRWAEYGIDYERMIMDRAYNPDMAYVYRIFYRMIRERKPHLMKPVKTSKQRSTGVVQTSTPATLGATTLGVSSTGALTNGGLPNGLGTEVIMEGDEGEGDVPQTKRMKLDVGGNTVIEADVIKDNSNSGIIFMETSSVMASSGLLGSTTLNNSNQESETFAEEEILEEEEEDSKDFFAHGFRTRIRGKNLKRKNLVNLKELYEDLEQLISKHVNEVHPAHAHLARITGDRDDMIIAICTPLMRRAHGNLPAAGELCILDGTYQSFGQVMCYVVSFMVPTNAGGIPLGFLVLSSMDQVFITQGLELFKMLIPDDAFGCRGRDGPSFFLTDEEHFKLEVVQATFPNANVLISPYHLITMTWRWMADPKRRIQTKHHATIFGFVKDLVNSQSAEELNSIHIQILNSEVNKTYREFAPFVIAGIVNRWNEWMLPDDHPIHTMGVGSCPWQKVMNCMRDRVLMKGRHFNILQMTHFLLNGVDGAYQTNLEEGCKNDPSDLSFTPIFLDPYITKTGITQLSPTEYHVNPRNKNLFGVLTVNSEFGVCSCIAGRAGYYCVHLASVYKFFNVPITSRAPFELSEEKCRIYKLATGKKIIHEQLLDTMQQLAQVVEANMSTLKVPIKHFIEQIERADSASGLVTALERFQVLTKEEEEEAKDRMEREKVEKVAEARREEAKRREEEEQRRRAEERLKEEQQRMEEKRKEEEEKKEEEKQKEEEKRKKVEGLSWLFSESANLVVKTIVSSEKVPDKKATEAEAGKKPRTPIMTPGRAVTRGVTRMQDSENRKKTPAKRLAKSQRTRSPSKQTVQAVKTYIDSLEEENAKDKNLILLMTDEGGMLVKGTVAEMASLGRVLVINKPITDQQVGMVVMKDKKKGKKKGKS; translated from the exons ATGGCCACAATAAATCAAGACCTAACCAATGGCACAGATCAACCTAATGGAGAAACATGTAACGCCACAGCGATGACTGCAGACAACCGTTCAAGCAGCGAAGACATCATTCTCCAGACCTTGAAGGAGGGTATAGGTACACCTGATGAAGCGCATGGGTCCAGTGGTAGCATTCAACAAAGCCAGAGGACAGTATCGCCTACTGATAATCCCGAAAGCAGCAGCGACAACATTCTTGAACTTGAAGGCAACTGGGAGATGGATGCAGAAAGCAATTTAGAACTGAGAGGAACTGATCGGAACCAGAAACCAACTCCAAAAGTTTTTACAGCAGGAGAAGGAGAGATTGGGGGTTACCATGGTGAGAGTCATCTTTCCATGAGGATGTCCTCAGCCTGCAAAGGGCCTCTGAAGGATGTTGACAAGGATCATCCTCAAATTTGG GCACTACTCCCAAAGGGCTACGACTACCACGTCTGCGCCATCGAGATTCCAGATCCAGATAAGCCAGACCAGTTTAAGATTGGTTTTCGTTTACCCATCAAGACTGAAAAGGAGATGGATAGATGGATCAAGGAGTACCAGAAGGTCAGCTTTACCCAGTATCGGGTTGGTCGTGGCAATCGCAAGTCGAAGGCTGTCCGCATTCTTTACCAA AGGCACCTGAAGTGCCAGCACAACATCATTCCAAGGAAGAAAAGTGAAACACCGAAGAGATCCCTAACGGATCGGAGCAGTGCGTGGCGCGGTCCCCAGCACACCGGATGCCAGGCCAAGCTCAACATTGCCATCAGGGTGTACATCAAGGAAATCTCAAAGAATCGTCTCAGTAG GAATCGAGACGTCCATATGCCCGACTACCCGGCCATGATCTCaatcacacacatacacaaccaCGAGACGAAGAGCAAGTACGCACTTCGCTTTCGTCCCGTGGACAAGACGATGGAGGCGTTCTACACGGACCTCTTCAAAGCGGGTCATAGCGCCCTCACAGCATGGAGTTTCTTCCAGTGGAAGCGCTGGGCAGAGTATGGAATAGACTATGAAAGGATGATTATGGATAGGGCGTACAATCCGGATATGGCCTATGTATACAG GATTTTCTATCGCATGATCAGAGAGAGGAAGCCTCACCTGATGAAACCAGTCAAGACCTCCAAGCAACGCAGCACGGGCGTGGTCCAGACCAGCACCCCTGCTACCTTGGGCGCCACAACCCTAGGGGTGTCCTCTACCGGTGCACTTACCAACGGTGGACTCCCCAACGGTCTAGGCACCGAGGTCATCATGGAGGGGGATGAAGGAGAAGGAGACGTCCCTCAAACGAAGCGCATGAAACTTGATGTTGGAG GAAACACAGTTATAGAAGCAGATGTAATCAAGGACAATTCAAACTCAGGAATCATTTTCATGGAGACGTCTTCTGTCATGGCCAGCTCCGGCCTCCTCGGTAGCACCACCTTGAACAATTCAAACCAAGAATCCGAGACGTTTGCCGAGGAAGAAATActggaggaggaggaagaagattCCAAAGACTTTTTTGCACATGGTTTTAGAACACGCATCCGAGGTAAGAACCTGAAGCGGAAGAATCTGGTGAACCTGAAGGAGCTATATGAAGACTTGGAGCAGCTGATATCGAAGCATGTCAACGAGGTTCACCCCGCTCATGCCCACCTCGCGAGGATCACGGGCGACAGGGACGATATGATCATCGCGATCTGTACCCCGCTCATGAGACGGGCCCATGGGAATCTCCCCGCAGCAGGGGAACTCTGTATCCTCGACGGGACGTACCAGAGCTTTGGTCAGGTCATGTGCTACGTGGTGTCCTTCATGGTCCCGACCAACGCAGGAGGGATTCCTCTAGGGTTCCTGGTCCTGTCGTCTATGGACCAGGTCTTCATTACACAGGGCTTAGAACTCTTCAAGATGCTCATTCCTGATGATGCCTTTGGATGCAGAGGACGAGACGGGCCATCATTCTTCTTGACCGATGAAGAGCACTTCAAGCTGGAGGTCGTCCAAGCGACCTTTCCCAATGCCAATGTCCTGATCAGTCCCTACCATCTGATCACGATGACGTGGAGATGGATGGCTGATCCGAAGAGACGGATCCAGACCAAGCACCACGCTACCATCTTTGGTTTCGTCAAGGACTTGGTAAACAGCCAGTCAGCTGAAGAGCTAAACAGCATACACATCCAGATCCTCAACAGTGAGGTCAATAAAAC GTACAGGGAGTTTGCCCCGTTTGTGATAGCTGGTATCGTGAACCGATGGAACGAGTGGATGCTGCCCGATGACCATCCCATCCACACGATGGGTGTGGGGTCATGCCCCTGGCAGAAA GTCATGAACTGTATGAGAGACAGGGTTCTGATGAAGGGAAGACACTTCAACATATTACAG ATGACCCATTTTCTTCTGAATGGAGTTGATGGAGCTTACCAGACAAACTTGGAGGAGGGGTGTAAGAATGACCCCAGTGACCTCTCTTTTACCCCCATCTTCCTAGATCCTTATATAACCAAGACTGGCATCACTCAG CTCAGCCCAACTGAATACCACGTCAACCCGAGGAATAAAAATCTCTTTGGAGTCTTGACGGTCAACTCCGAATTCGGCGTCTGCTCCTGTATCGCCGGGAGGGCGGGCTATTACTGCGTCCATCTCGCCTCTGTTTACAAGTTCTTCAATGTCCCCATCACGTCGAGGGCGCCGTTCGAGTTGTCGGAGGAGAAATGCCGCATCTATAAACTTGCCACAG gaaaGAAAATCATTCACGAGCAACTGCTGGACACCATGCAACAGCTCGCCCAGGTCGTGGAAGCCAACATGTCGACCCTGAAAGTGCCTATCAAACACTTCATCGAACAAATCGAAAGAGCTGACTCGGCCTCGGGGCTCGTCACCGCTCTTGAGAGGTTCCAGGTTCTGAcgaaagaagaggaggaagaagcgAAGGATcggatggaaagagagaaggtgGAAAAGGTGGCGGAGGCAAGAAGGGAGGAGGCGAAGAGGAGAGAGGAGGAAGAACAGAGGAGGAGAGCGGAGGAAAGATTGAAGGAGGAGCAGCAGAGAATggaggagaagaggaaggaggaggaagagaagaaggaagaagagaagcagaaagaggaggaaaagaggaagaaggtGGAAGGACTATCCTGGCTTTTCTCCGAGAGTGCAAACCTTGTTGTGAAGACCATCGTGAGCTCTGAAAAG GTACCAGATAAGAAAGCGACGGAAGCAGAAGCGGGAAAGAAGCCACGTACGCCAATCATGACACCAGGACGGGCTGTGACGCGTGGCGTAACTCGCATGCAGGACtcagaaaacagaaagaaaacaCCAGCAAAGAGACTAGCAAAGTCACAAAGAACTCGATCCCCTTCAAAGCAAACTGTACAAGCAGTCAAAACATATATTGATAGCTTAGAAGAAGAGAACGCAAAGGATAAAAATCTGATTTTGCTTATGACGGATGAGGGAGGGATGCTGGTGAAAGGAACAGTGGCCGAGATGGCATCGCTAGGTAGGGTGCTTGTCATTAATAAGCCAATCACGGACCAGCAGGTTGGTATGGTAGtgatgaaggacaaaaagaaggggaagaagaaagGGAAGTCGTGA